The Gemmatimonadaceae bacterium DNA segment TTGAGCTGGCCCGCCACGTCTTCGGCCTGGTGGTGCGCCACTTCGATCCCAGCTCGCTCTATACCGGGACGATCGCCGCCATCGTAGCCGTGGTGTTCTGGACCTATTACAGTGCCTTCCTGTTCCTGATCGGCGGGGAACTCGCGCAGGCGGTCGATCTGCGGCGTGGCGAACTCGCCGCCCTGCAACAGGCGGCGGCGCCCGACCGGGATCTGGTGTCGCGCCCGACGCCGCCGAACGTCTCCACCACGCCGGCCAAACCCTCCGCCAAGAAACCCGCTCGATGACTGCCGTGGCTCCCTGGCTCGATCTCCGCAGCGACACCGTGACCCGGCCCACTCCCGCGATGCGTCGCGCGATGGCCGACGCGGAAGTCGGTGACGATGTGCTCATGGACGATCCCACCACCAACCGCTTTGAAGCGGTCGTGGCCGAGCGACTGGGCAAGGAGGCCGCGCTGTTCTTCCCGAGCGGCACGATGGCCAATCAGGCCGCGATCTGGGTGCTCTCCACGCCGGGCACTGAGATCTATGTCGACGCCGAAGCACACATCGTGCACTCCGAAGTGGCGGGCAGTGCCGCGCTCGCCGGCGTGCAGGTGCGCCCCGTGCGCGGCGCCGGGCTGGTGATGACCGCCGACGAGCTGGACGCATCGGTGCGGTTGCCCACCGCCGATGGCGCCGATCCGTCGCTCGTGTGCGTCGAGAACACGCACAACGGCGCTGGCGGTGTCGTGTCCAGCCTCGACACCATTCAGCGCTTCGCTGCGGTGGCGCGCCGGCGCGGCTTGCCCATTCACATGGATGGCGCGCGGTTGTGGAACGCCGCCATTCGCAGCGGGACGTCGCTCGCCGACTTCGCCAGTGCCGTGGACACGGTCATGGTGAGCTTCTCGAAGGGCCTCGGGGCGCCGGTCGGCGCCTGTCTCGCCGGTTCGCGCGACGTGATCACGCGCGCCCGCAAGGTCCGCAAGCGCTTTGGCGGCGGCATGCGCCAGAGCGGCGTGCTGACCGCGGCGGCGCACTATGCGCTCGAGCATCACTATGACCGCCTCGCCGAGGATCACGAGGCCGCCCGCTATCTCGGCACGCTCGTGAACGGCGTGGCCGGCGCCACCATCGTTCCGCCGGACTCGAACATCCTGATGATCGATCTCCCCCGCGCCGTCGCGGCCGACGTCGCCAAGCGCGCCGCCGAGCACGGCGTCCGCCTGAGCGTCTGGACCCCCAGTCGCGTGCGGGCCGTCACGCATCTGGACGCGCCGATGGAGAAGGTGGCCAAGGCGGGGCCGATTATTATCGACGCGATTGGGGCGGCGCTGAGCTGATCGGTGATGGGTCTCGGGTTCTAGGTCGTGGGTGTCGGGTCAACCCACAACCCCACACCAAAAACCCCAAACCCCCAACTGATCAGTTCAAAAGCGAGCCCCCCGCACTTAATATCCTGTTGCTCCGGGTCCCGGAGGGCGCAGGCCCGCCAACCCCGTCAGGACCCCGAAGGTAGCAGCGGCACGTGGAGTCCTACGTCGCTTCGTCAGGCCCGGAGTATCGCGCGCGGCAGGTGGCAGCAGCCAACCTCCGCGCGCGATTTTTTTGCCCCGTTGCCGGCGTGGACGAGGGGCGCGTTCAGGCTGCGTGGGTGGTGCGGTCGGTCAGGCTCAGGACATCGCCCGCGAGAGGCTCCAAACCGCCCGTCACCAGCATGTCGGCAAAGGCACGGGCGGCGAGCGGACGCGAGAACAGGAAGCCCTGGCCGAGCAGGCAGCCGAGCTGCTGCAGCATCTCGACCTGCCGCATCGTCTCGATGCCTTCGGCCACCGTCGCCAGCCCCAGCGCATCACCCAGCGCGAGAATGGCGCGCGCGAGCGCTTCGTCGCTGTCGGCGGTGCCGAGCTTGTCGACGAACGCCTTGTCGATCTTCAGAATGTCGATCGGGAACTGCTGCAGGTACGACAGCGACGAGTAGCCCGCTCCGAAGTCGTCGATCGCAATCGTGATCCCGAGCCCCTTGAGTTCGCGTAGCACCCCGATCGCCGCCTGCGTGTTGTGCATCATCACCGACTCGGTGATCTCCACGGTCAGGAGCGCGGGATCGAGACCGGAGTCGGTCAGCGCCGTTGCCACATCCTGCACGACCCCCGGGTCCTGGAGGTGGCGCCCAGACAGGTTCACACTCACGTGCAGATCGGCGACGGCCCCATTCGGCTGGCGCCAGCCGGCGGCGTCGCGGCAGGCGGCGTTGAGAATAAAGCGACTCATCTCCACCATCAGGCCGGCCTGCTCGGCGATCGGCACGAAGCGCGACGGCGGAATCATGCCGCGAATCGGATGCATCCATCGCACCAGCGCCTCGGCGCCCAACACCTCGCCGGTCCGGAGGTCGAACTGCGGCTGGTAGTGCACCTGCAGATCGTTCTGCTCGAGTGCGCGGCGCAGGTCGGCTTCGAGATGCAGGCGCTCGGCCACCTGCTCGCGCATTGACGCCTCAAAGACCACCACCCGTCCGCGTCCCTCGCCCTTCGCGACGTACATCGCCACGTCGGCGTCGCGCACCAGGTCGTCGAGCGAGACGCCAAGTTCTGCCACCGTGACACCAATGCTTGCCCCGGTGAACACTTCGCGCCCTTCAATCGTGAAGGCCCGCGTCAGTTGATGCAGTAACCGCTCACCGGTCTCGATGCACTCCTTCGCCGAGGCATCCTCCAGCAGCACCGCGAACTCATCGCCGCCCAGGCGAGCCACGGTATCAGCGCCCCGTACCGCGCCCTGAATGCGGCGTGCTGCCTCGCGGAGCAGGGCATCGCCCGCCGCATGGCCCAGCGTATCGTTCACGATCTTGAAGTGATCCAAGTCGATGAACAGCACCCCCAACTCCATGCCATTGCGCTGGCGACGCTCGAGCGCGTGGCCGACACGGTCGGAGAAGAGCACGCGGTTCGCGAGTCCGGTCATCGGATCGTGAAACGCCTGCCACTCGAGTTTGCCCTCGAGTTCCCGCCGCTCCGTGACGTCACGCAGGTTGATCACCAGCCCGTTGATGCTATCCGTGCCGACGTGGTTGGTGCACACCACCTCCATCCAGCGCCAGCCGCCACCGCCGTGCTGGACGCGGCACACGAATGTCTCCTGTGCACTCGGATGCTGCAGCAGGCGGCCGAGCAGCAGCTGGGCATTATCCACGTCGTCGTCGTGCAGCAGGCCGAGCCCGTCCGTGCTCACCAACTGCTCCGGCGTCATCCCCAGGATGCGCTGGGCCGACGGGCTCACGAACCGAATCGTGCTGTCCACGTCGAGGATCATGATCAGATCCGATGCGTGGTTCACGAGCGCCGCCAATCGACTTTCCGCTTCGAGGCCCACCGCCAGCTTGTCGAGACGGTTGATCTCAGTGTTCACGACGGCCTGACGCACCAGAATGACCACCAGCAGCGAAAGCATCCCGATGGCCACCCCGCGCGCCGGTGCGAACTGCTCGCGCTGGACCAAGTCCACGAACAGCACGCCAACAAGGGCGATCGACGCGTACGGCAGCCAGGCCATGCGCGGGGCGCGCGACTCCTCGGGCATCGAGGTGTTCGTGAGATCGCGCGCCTTGATCGCTGCGAGGGTCACGAACGCGTACCAGCCGATCCACCCGCTGTCGGTGATCATCGAGACGAGGTGCTCGTCGGCGATCACCGCGCGGGCATAGAGCACGTCGGCCAAAGTCTTCACAGCGATCGCCGCCGTGATCAGCTTGATGATCGTGACCGATCGGACGTTGGTCTGGCGCGACCACAGGACGATGGCACCCGTGAGCAGCATGATGTCGCTCAGCGGATACGCGATGTTCACCGCGTCCGATAGCCAATGGGTCAGGGAGTCCGGCGCGCTCTCGAGCGGCGAGACCCAGTAAAACACCGTGCCCATGGTGATCGCGGCGACCACCGCGTCCATTTGCACGCGCCATCGTTCAGCGGTGGTCGAACCGAGACCGGGAAAACGCGCCAGCGCGCGCAGCGCGAGCGGCGAGAAGGCGAGATAGGCGAGATCCGCCACGCTCAGCGGCGGCCGCTCGCCCGTCGCGAAGGCGATCAGGGCCCAGATGGCGTCACCGGCCCACCAGGCACCCGTCGCCCACATGAGCCCGCACCAGGCGCGCCGATGCTCTTCGTCGACCTCGGCGTCACGGGACGCCTCATACAGCGCCCACAAGGTGGGGGCGCCGATGACCAGATAGACGACGTTGAGCGCCACCTCCCGCGCCGCCTGGCCCGGCCAGTTCGCCAGCATGGCGACGCCAAACATCATCGCGCAGACGAACTGCGCGATGACGAACCGGCGGGTAAGGAGCGACGCGGTCATGAGGGGCGCGGCTTAGAAGGCGCGGCCGGTCGAGAAGTAGGGACCGGCGTTATGGAAGGCAGCGTTGCCAACGCTGTAGCCCACGGTGAACCAGCGGCTCGACGCCGTCGTGTAGGTCACGGAGCCAGTGCGGTAGCCGTAAAAGTTCTGCCCCGACAGCCAGCTGCCGGA contains these protein-coding regions:
- a CDS encoding aminotransferase class I/II-fold pyridoxal phosphate-dependent enzyme is translated as MTAVAPWLDLRSDTVTRPTPAMRRAMADAEVGDDVLMDDPTTNRFEAVVAERLGKEAALFFPSGTMANQAAIWVLSTPGTEIYVDAEAHIVHSEVAGSAALAGVQVRPVRGAGLVMTADELDASVRLPTADGADPSLVCVENTHNGAGGVVSSLDTIQRFAAVARRRGLPIHMDGARLWNAAIRSGTSLADFASAVDTVMVSFSKGLGAPVGACLAGSRDVITRARKVRKRFGGGMRQSGVLTAAAHYALEHHYDRLAEDHEAARYLGTLVNGVAGATIVPPDSNILMIDLPRAVAADVAKRAAEHGVRLSVWTPSRVRAVTHLDAPMEKVAKAGPIIIDAIGAALS
- a CDS encoding EAL domain-containing protein, translating into MTASLLTRRFVIAQFVCAMMFGVAMLANWPGQAAREVALNVVYLVIGAPTLWALYEASRDAEVDEEHRRAWCGLMWATGAWWAGDAIWALIAFATGERPPLSVADLAYLAFSPLALRALARFPGLGSTTAERWRVQMDAVVAAITMGTVFYWVSPLESAPDSLTHWLSDAVNIAYPLSDIMLLTGAIVLWSRQTNVRSVTIIKLITAAIAVKTLADVLYARAVIADEHLVSMITDSGWIGWYAFVTLAAIKARDLTNTSMPEESRAPRMAWLPYASIALVGVLFVDLVQREQFAPARGVAIGMLSLLVVILVRQAVVNTEINRLDKLAVGLEAESRLAALVNHASDLIMILDVDSTIRFVSPSAQRILGMTPEQLVSTDGLGLLHDDDVDNAQLLLGRLLQHPSAQETFVCRVQHGGGGWRWMEVVCTNHVGTDSINGLVINLRDVTERRELEGKLEWQAFHDPMTGLANRVLFSDRVGHALERRQRNGMELGVLFIDLDHFKIVNDTLGHAAGDALLREAARRIQGAVRGADTVARLGGDEFAVLLEDASAKECIETGERLLHQLTRAFTIEGREVFTGASIGVTVAELGVSLDDLVRDADVAMYVAKGEGRGRVVVFEASMREQVAERLHLEADLRRALEQNDLQVHYQPQFDLRTGEVLGAEALVRWMHPIRGMIPPSRFVPIAEQAGLMVEMSRFILNAACRDAAGWRQPNGAVADLHVSVNLSGRHLQDPGVVQDVATALTDSGLDPALLTVEITESVMMHNTQAAIGVLRELKGLGITIAIDDFGAGYSSLSYLQQFPIDILKIDKAFVDKLGTADSDEALARAILALGDALGLATVAEGIETMRQVEMLQQLGCLLGQGFLFSRPLAARAFADMLVTGGLEPLAGDVLSLTDRTTHAA